One genomic region from Campylobacter sp. RM5004 encodes:
- the fliL gene encoding flagellar basal body-associated protein FliL, whose amino-acid sequence MAENEEVAAPKSKGSSLVLILVTVLLLVVLIVGGLVIFLLMGSGDEEKAEETKTEQVEKKPAKKKGEVTADVGVIYPLDVFTVNLVSDSGTKYLKCKIELEQNIETLTPELDKKIPIIKDKIIETLSSKSVEEISTGKGKERLKEEIINKINEFLNDGFIKNIYFTDFVIT is encoded by the coding sequence ATGGCAGAAAACGAAGAAGTAGCAGCACCAAAGTCAAAAGGTTCTAGCTTAGTATTAATTTTAGTAACTGTTTTATTATTAGTAGTACTAATTGTTGGTGGATTAGTAATATTTTTACTAATGGGAAGTGGCGATGAAGAAAAGGCTGAAGAAACAAAAACCGAACAAGTAGAGAAAAAACCTGCTAAGAAAAAGGGAGAAGTTACAGCTGATGTAGGAGTTATTTATCCACTTGATGTTTTTACGGTTAATTTAGTAAGCGATAGTGGGACTAAATATTTAAAGTGTAAAATTGAACTAGAGCAAAATATAGAAACTCTAACGCCTGAACTTGATAAAAAAATTCCTATTATTAAAGATAAAATAATTGAAACTTTAAGTTCAAAAAGTGTAGAAGAAATAAGCACAGGCAAAGGCAAAGAAAGATTAAAAGAAGAAATAATCAATAAAATCAATGAATTTTTAAATGATGGCTTTATTAAAAACATTTATTTTACTGATTTTGTGATTACTTGA
- the acpS gene encoding holo-ACP synthase has product MIGCDVVNIARVEKILAKSNERFLKKILTENEIKTLNHNPNSIAGYYAAKEAASKALGCGISEDCTFHDIEILKNKENRPSIVFSEKIFNKFGVKSAHLSISHDAGIAMAVVMLEK; this is encoded by the coding sequence ATGATTGGCTGTGATGTAGTAAATATTGCTAGGGTTGAAAAAATCCTAGCAAAATCTAACGAAAGATTTTTAAAAAAAATCCTTACCGAAAACGAAATAAAAACCCTAAATCATAATCCAAATTCCATAGCAGGATATTATGCAGCAAAAGAAGCAGCAAGCAAAGCTTTAGGCTGTGGAATTAGCGAAGACTGCACTTTTCATGATATAGAAATATTAAAAAATAAAGAAAATAGACCTAGTATTGTATTTAGTGAAAAAATTTTTAATAAATTTGGAGTAAAATCAGCTCATCTTAGTATAAGCCATGATGCAGGAATTGCAATGGCTGTTGTTATGCTGGAGAAATAG